A genomic window from Sorex araneus isolate mSorAra2 chromosome 2, mSorAra2.pri, whole genome shotgun sequence includes:
- the AGTR1 gene encoding type-1 angiotensin II receptor, giving the protein MMLNASTEDGIKRIQDDCPKAGRHNYIFVMIPTLYSIIFVVGIFGNSLVVIVIYFYMKLKTVASVFLLNLALADLCFLLTLPLWAVYTAMEYRWPFGNSLCKIASASVSFNLYASVFLLTCLSIDRYLAIVHPMKSRLRRTMMVAKVTCIVIWLLAGLASLPTVIHRNVFFIENTNITVCAFHYESQNSTLPIGLGLTKNILGFLFPFLIILTSYTLIWKALKKAYEIQKNKPRNDDIFKIIMAIVLFFFFSWVPHQIFTFLDVLIQLGIIHDCRIADIVDTAMPITICIAYFNNCLNPLFYGFLGKKFKKYFLQLLKYIPPKAKSHSNLSTKMSTLSYRPSDPGSSSSKKPAPRVEVE; this is encoded by the coding sequence ATGATGCTCAACGCCTCCACCGAAGATGGCATTAAAAGAATCCAGGATGACTGTCCCAAAGCCGGGAGGCACAATTACATATTTGTCATGATCCCCACCCTGTATAGCATCATCTTCGTGGTGGGGATATTCGGAAACAGCTTGGTGGTCATCGTCATCTACTTTTACATGAAACTGAAAACCGTGGCGAGTGTTTTCCTCTTGAATTTGGCACTGGCCGACTTGTGCTTCCTCCTGACCTTGCCCCTCTGGGCCGTCTACACGGCGATGGAATACCGCTGGCCTTTCGGCAATTCCCTGTGTAAGATCGCCTCGGCCAGCGTCAGCTTCAACCTCTACGCCAGCGTCTTCCTGCTCACCTGTCTGAGCATCGATCGCTACCTCGCCATCGTCCACCCCATGAAGTCCCGCCTCCGGCGCACCATGATGGTGGCCAAGGTCACCTGCATTGTCATCTGGCTGCTGGCCGGCCTGGCCAGCTTGCCCACGGTCATCCACCGGAACGTGTTCTTCATCGAGAATACCAACATCACCGTGTGCGCCTTCCACTACGAGTCCCAGAATTCCACCCTCCCCATAGGGCTGGGGCTCACCAAGAATATCCTGGGCTTCCTCTTCCCGTTCCTGATCATCCTCACCAGCTACACGCTCATCTGGAAGGCCCTGAAGAAGGCCTACGAGATACAGAAGAACAAGCCGAGGAACGACGATATTTTCAAGATCATCATGGCGATCgtgctcttcttcttcttctcctgggTGCCCCACCAGATATTCACCTTTCTGGACGTCCTGATCCAGCTGGGCATCATCCACGACTGCCGGATCGCTGACATCGTGGACACGGCCATGCCCATCACCATCTGCATCGCTTATTTCAACAATTGCCTGAATCCGCTTTTCTACGGCTTTCTGGGGAAGAAGTTTAAGAAATACTTCCTCCAGCTTCTGAAGTACATCCCCCCGAAGGCCAAGTCCCACTCAAACCTGTCGACAAAAATGAGCACGCTCTCCTACCGCCCATCCGATCCTGGAAGCTCCTCTTCCAAGAAGCCAGCCCCCAGGGTTGAGGTGGAGTGA